From Nocardioides faecalis:
GATCTCCTTGACCTGGTCGTCGAACTTCTTGATGTTGCCCGGGTTCACCCGGACCGCGGCGCAGCCGGCCTCGATCGCGGCGAACACGTACTTGGGCTGGAAGTGGATGTCGGCGATGACCGGGATCTGCGCCTTGCTCGCGATCGCGGGCAGCGCGTCGGCGTCGTCCTGGCTGGGGCAGGCCACCCGGACGATGTCGCAGCCGGCGGCGGTCAGCTCGGCGATCTGCTGCAGGGTGGCGTTGACGTCGGAGGTGAGCGTGGTCGTCATCGACTGCACCGAGACGGGGTGGTCGCTGCCGACGCCCACCTTGCCCACCTGGATCTGACGGGTGGGGCGGCGCGCGGCGAGCACCGGCGCGGGCGCAGCAGGCATGCCCAGGTTGATCGACGTCATGGGGACCAGCCTACTTTCGACCCGTCCTGGATCAGGATTCGAGGCTCAGCGGCACGACCAGGTCGCCGACGATGAGCACGACCCCCATCACGAGCAGCGCGCTCGCCACGACGTACGCCACGGGCAGCAGCTTGGCGGCATCGACGTAGCCGGGGTCCGGGCGCCGCAGCAGCCGTGCCCGGCCGCGACGCAGGCCCTCCCACAGCGCGCTGGCGATGTGCCCACCGTCCAGCGGCAGCAGCGGGACGAAGTTGAACATGCCGATGAAGAAGTTGAAGCCCGCGATCAGCATCAGCAGCGAGACGGTCTTCTCCTTGACCGGGATCTCGTCGTGCGAAGCGGTCTCCCCCGCGAGCCGTCCCCCGCCGACGATGCTGACCGGCCCCTGCGGGTCGCGCTCCTCGACCCCGACGATGGCCTTCGCCACGCCCCAGACCTTGGCGGGCAGCGTGACCAGGGCCTTGCCCACCTCCACCGTCATGTCGCCCATCTGCGTGACGGTGTAGCCGACGCCGCCGGTGGTGGGACGGGTGCTGGGCCGCACGCCGAGGAATCCCACCTCCTGGGTCTCGGTGTCACCCGACTCCAGGAAGCGAGGGGTGACGGTGGTGTTGGTGGTCACGGTGACCAGCTGGCCGTCACGCTCGAGCACGACGGTGGCCGGGCCGCTGCCGTTCGCCCGGACCAGGCGCTGCACCTGGTCCCAGCTGCTCACCTCGGTGCCGTTGAAGGAGACCACCCGGTCGCCGACCTCGATCCCGGCGCGGTAGGCCGGCGCCGGGGACTCCACCAGCTCCTCGGCGGTGCAGGGCCGGCCGTCCTCCTCCGCCGGGATCACGCAGGCCTGGACCTCCGCGATCGTGGTGTCCACAGCCGGGTCGGCGGCGTTGCCGTAGGTGGCGAACACGGCGGCGAAGATTCCGAAGGCGATCAGGATGTTCACCGACGGGCCGCCGGCCATCACGATGACCTTCTTCCACCACGGCAGCTTGTAGAACAGCCGGTCGGAGTCCTCCGGACCGACGAGCTCCCACTCCGCGGCCCGGGCATCCGAGATCAGCTGGGTGAACATGCCGGTGTTGGACTTGCGGACCCGCACGACCTGGTTGCCCGCGGAGTCGACCGTCACCTCGTCCGCGGCCTCCAGCGCCGCGGGCGGCAGCATCCCGACGATCTTGACGTAGCCGCCCAGCGGGATGGCCTTGACGCCGTACTCGGTCTCACCGACCTGCTTGCTCCACACCGTGGGACCGAACCCGATGAAGTACTGCGTCACCTTCCCGCCGAACGCCTTGGCGGGGATCATGTGGCCGAGCTCGTGCAGGCCGATGGAGGCCAGGATGGCGACGACGAAGACGACGACGCCGAGGATGTAGAGCAGGGCGGTCATGGGGCGTGATCAGTTCTCTCGGTCGGCGATGGTGCGGGTCGCAGCCTGCCGGGCCCAGGCGTCGGCCGCCAGGACGTCGTCGAGGCTCAGCTGCATCTTCGAGGGTACGTCGTGATCGGCCAGGACGCTCGCCACCACCTCCACGATGCCGGTGAACGGCAGCCGGCCGGTGCGGAACGCGTCGACGGCCACCTCGTTGGCGGCGTTGTAGACCGCCGGGGCCGTCGCGCCGGCCACGCCTGCCGCGCGGGCCAGCGACACGGCCGGGAACGCCTCGTCGTCGAGAGGATCGAACTGCCAGGTCTGCGGGCTGGTCCAGTCGACCGGCGGCGCCGCCTGCGGCACCCGGTCAGGCCAGTCCAGGCCGAGCGCGATCGGGATCATCATGGTCGGCGGGCTGGCCTGGACGATGGTCGAGCCGTCGACGAACTCGACCATGGAGTGCACCACGCTGGTGGGGTGCACGACCACCTCGATCGCCTCGTAGGGGACGTCGAAGAGCAGGTGCGCCTCGATCACCTCCAGCCCCTTGTTGACCAAGGTGGCGGAGTTGATCGTGATCACCGGACCCATGTCCCAGGTGGGGTGCGCCATCGCCTCGGCCGGGGTGACGCCGGCGAGCTGCTCGCGGGTGCGGCCGCGGAACGGGCCCCCGCTGGCGGTGAGGACCAGGCGTCGTACCTCGGTGGCGGAGCCGGAGCGCAGGCACTGCGCCAGCGCGCTGTGCTCGGAGTCGACCGGGACGATCTGGCCGGGCGCGGCCCGCTCCAGCACGAGCGGCCCGCCCATCACCAGTGACTCCTTGTTGGCCAGGGCCAGGGTGGTGCCGGCGTCGAGGGCCGCCAGGGTGGGGCGCAGCCCGACCGCCCCGGTGATGCCGTTGAGCACCACGTCGCACTCGGCCTGCGCGGCCTCCACGCTGGCCGCCTCCCCCAGTCCGTGGACCCGGGGGGCGAACTCCGCGACCTGGGCCTCGAAGAGCGCGGGGTTGCTGCCGCCCGCGGTCAGGCCGACCACCCGGAAGCGGTCGGGGTTGGCACGCACCAGGTCGAGGGCCTGGGTGCCGATGGAGCCGGTCGAGCCGAGGATGACGACGTCCTTCACCCGCTCATCCTCCCAGCCACGCTCGCCGGCCGCGGCACCGCCGCGCCCTGCCGGGCGGCCATGACGCCGGCAGTGACGGCGGCAGTGACGGCGGCATTGACGGTGTCCCGGCTCAGAGCAGGGTCTCGGCGGCGGCGTACGGGTCGGTCTCGCCGGCGACGACAGCCTCGGCGAGCTCGGCCAGCCGGTCGCTCTCCCCCACCGTGCCCCAGCGTCGGCGCAGCTCCGTCAGCGCGAGCGTCTCGATCTCCTCGCGCGCACGCCGCACCCGGCGGGCGTGCAGCCCGCCGGACTCGCGCAGCCACGCGGCGTGCTCGGCCAGTGCGTCGACCACGTCCGCGACGCCGGTGCCCGTGGAGGCGGCGGTCTTGAGCACCGGCGGCTGCCAGGCACCCTCACGGCGCTCGGCGAGACCGAGCATGGAGCGCAGGTCGCGCGCGACCCGGTCGGCGCCCTCACGATCGGCCTTGTTCACGACGTACACGTCACCGATCTCCAGGATCCCGGCCTTCGCGGCCTGGATCCCGTCGCCCATGCCGGGCGCGAGCAGCACGACGGTGCTGTCCGCCTGGCCGGCGACCTCGACCTCGCTCTGGCCGACGCCGACGGTCTCCAGCAGGATCACGTCGAAGCCGACGGCGTCGAGCACCCGCAGGACCTGCGGGGTGGTCCAGGCGAGCCCGCCCAGGTGGCCGCGGGCCGCCATCGAGCGGATGAACACGCCGGGGTCCAGGACGTGGTCGCCCATCCGGATCCGGTCCCCGAGCAGCGCACCGCCGGAGAACGGTGACGACGGGTCCACCGCCAGCACCGCCACCCGGTCGCCGCGGCGGCGCAGCTCACCGATCAGGGCGTTGGTGGAGGTGGACTTGCCCACCCCGGGGGCGCCGGTGAGCCCGACGATGCGGGCGTGCCCGGTGTGCGGCACCAGGGCCCGGGTCAGCTCGGGCAGCAGCGGCGACTCGTCCTCCACGAGGGAGACCAGCCGGCCGACGGAGCGCGCGTCACCCTCGCGGGCGCGCTCGACCAACGCAGGAACGGCCGCCGCGGTGATCCCGCGACGGCCGCCCTGAGGTGCACGAAGAGGTGCGGACAAGCCTCGTCCCTCGATCAGCTGGCGGGGACCCGGATGATGAGCGCGTCACCCTGGCCGCCACCGCCGCACAGCGCGGCCGCACCGAGGCCGCCGCCGCGGCGCTTGAGCTCCAGCGCCAGGTGCAGCGTGATCCGCGCACCGGAGGCGCCCAGCGGGTGACCGATGGCGATGGCGCCCCCGTTGACGTTCACCTTCTCCTCGTCCAGGCCCAGCTCGCGGGCGGACTCGATGCCGACGGCCGCGAACGCCTCGTTGAACTCCACCAGGTCGAGGTCGGCCACGCTCAGGCCGGCCTTGTCGAGCGCCTTGCGGGTGGCGTTGGCCGGCTGCAGCTGCAGGGTCGAGTCCGGGCCGGCGACCTGGCCGTGGCTGACGATCTCAGCGAGGATCGGCAGGCCCAGCTCCTCGGCCTTCTTCTTGCTGGTGACCACCACGGCGGCGGCGCCGTCGGAGATCTGGGAGGCGGAGCCGGCGGTGATGGTGCCGGACTTGGAGAAGGCCGGGCGCAGCTTGGACAGCGACTCCGCCGTGGTGTCGCCGCGCACGCCCTCGTCGGCAGTGAGGACGACCGGGTCGCCCTTGCGCTGCGGGATGGAGACCGGGACGATCTCCTCGTCGAAGACGCCGTTCTTCTGCGCCGCCGCGGCACGCTGGTGGGAGCGGGCGGAGAACTCGTCCTGCTCCTCGCGGGTCAGGGCGTTGTCCCGCTCGGCGTTGACCGCCTCGGTGAGGTTGCCCATCGCCTGCTGGGTGGCCTGGTCGTAGAGCGCGTCGTAGGCCATGGAGTCCACGAGCGGGGTGTCGCCGTACTTGAAGCCCTCACGGCTCTTCAGCAGCAGGTGCGGGGCGTTGGTCATCGACTCGGTGCCGCCGGCGACCACGATCTCGGCCTCACCGGCGCGGATCATCTGGTCGGCCTGGGCGATGGCGTTGATGCCCGACAGGCACACCTTGTTGATGGTGATGGAGGGGACGCTCTGCGGCAGGCCTGCCTTGAGCCCGGCGGTGCGGGCGGGGTTCTGCCCGGCACCGGCCTGCAGGACCTGCCCGAGGATGAGGTAGTCCACCTGGTCCCCGGAGACGCCCGCCTTCTCCAGCGCTCCCTTGATGGCCACGGCGGCCAGGTCTGCGGCCGACTGGCTCTGGAGACCACCGAGCAGGCGGCCGATCGGGGTGCGAGCGCCGGCGACGATCACGCTGGGGTTGTCGGACATGGTTCCTCCGGTTCGAGCGGTGCAGTCTGAACCCGATCGACTCTACTCGGGGGTAGCGACTGTGGGCGAGAGGTCCAGCGTCCGGTCTGCCGGCTCCGGGCGCTGGTCTGCGCCCGGCACAATGATTCCCATGAGCAACTCCGACGCGCCGGCCGGCGCCGTGCCGGCCCACCTGTTCACCGCCATCGACCACGTGGGCATCGCGGTGCCCGACCTGGACGAGGCGATCGCCTTCTACCGCGACAACTTCGGGATGGTCGCGGTCCACGAGGAGACCAACGAGGAGCAGGGTGTGCGCGAGGCGATGGTGGCCGTCGGCGACACCGACTCCAAGATCCAGCTCCTCGCGCCGCTCAACGCGGACTCGACGATCGCGAAGTTCATCGACCGCAGCGGCCCGGGCCTGCAGCAGCTGGCCTACCGGGTCACCGACATCGATGCCGTCTCGGCGATCCTGCGCGAGCGTGGCCTGCGTCTGCTCTACCCCGAGCCCAAGCGCGGCACCGCGGACAGCCGGATCAACTTCATCCACCCCAAGGACGCCGGCGGCGTGCTGGTCGAGCTCGTCGAGCCCGCGAAGGACGCCGCGGCGCACTGACCCGCGCCGACCTCGTCGCCTCGCGAAGCCCTCCGTCGCCACCTCCGGGTGGGGCGGAGGGCTTCGTCATCTCAGATCGGCACCATGGTCGTCACCACACCCAGCAGGGAGAACGCACCGACGGCGAGGCCGAGCACCGCCAGGGGAAGGCCGGCGGGCCGCGCGGACCACACCATCGCGCCGATCGAGGCGGCGAGCGCCAGCAGCACCGGGGGCGCCAGCATCAGTGCGATCAGCCCGCTCCAGCCGCCGAGCACCTCCGCGGCGGCGTCGGCGATCACCATGGCGATGATGCCCACGACCTGCACCACCGCGAGCACCAGCGCGACGATCGCCAGGACGCGGACGATGCGGCGCTGGCGCTCACCGACGGTGGGCTGTGGGCCGGGGATCATGGTGGGCATGGCGCCATGGTGTTCACCTCCGTCAGCACCGAAACCCAGGCGAAACCCAGGACGCGTCAGGCCCAGCGGAAGCGCAGGTCCGTGCCGGGCCTGAGCTGGGCGAGGCGGTCGGTGTCGGCGTCGAGGACGACGGCCGCGACCGGGTAGCCGCCGGTCACGGGGTGGTCCGGCCCGAACACGACCGGTCCTCCGTCCGGCGGCACCTGGATCGCACCGCGCAGCGCGCCCTCGCTGGGCAGCTCGCCCCGGTCCGGCACGAGCTCCAGTCCTCGGCCCTCGAGGCGCAGCCCGACCCGGTCGCTGGCCGCACCGACCCGCCAGCACTCCTCGACGAGCCGGGCCAGGTCCGCGACCCGGTCCGCGCGTGGCCCGGGCACCACCCGCAGCACCGGCGTGTCGTCGTACGACGTCGCGGGGACCGCGTCGACCAACGGCGACGCCGCGGCGCGGTCCCCCACCGCGAGGACGTCGCCCGGGGCCAGCGGCGCCGGGCCCAGCCCGGCCAGCGTGTCCCGCGAGCGGGAGCCGAGCACCATCGGCACGTCGAGACCACCGCGCACCGCGAGGTAGGAGCGCAGGCCCGAGGCCGGCACGTCGAGACGCAGCCTGGCGCCGGGGCGCAGCGCGAGCACCGCGCCGCTCGGCTCCGCACGGCCGTCGAGGAGAAGCGGAGCCGGAGCACCCGTCACGCAGACCCACGTCGTCGCCGTCGCCTCCACCTCGAGCCCGCCGAGGACGATCTCCAGGCAGGCGGCGCCCGCCTCGTTGCCCACCAGCCGGTTCCCCAGCGCGTACGACGCCCGGTCGGCCGCGCCGCTGGCGCCGACGCCGATCGCGGCGTGCCCGGGACGCCCGGCGTCCTGGACGAGCACGGGCCCGCTGACGGCGCGCACGACCAGGGCGCGCCCCGCAGCGCTCATCGGGCCTCGAACCGCACGACAGCCCCTGCCCCGAGCAGGGCGGGGGGCTCGCGGTCGGTGTCCCACAGCACGGCGTCGGTGCGGCCGATCAGCTGCCACCCGCCGGGCGAGGAGCGTGGGTAGACGCCGCTGAACCCGCCGGCCAGCCCGACCGATCCGGGCGGCACGGACGGCCGCGGCGTGGGCCGGCGAGGCACGGCGAGCCGGGGGTCGCCGCCGACGAGGTAGGCGAAGCCCGGGGCGAAGCCGCCGAAGGCCACCCGCCACGGCGTCGCCGTGTGTGCGTGCACGACCGCGTCCTCGCTGAGCCCCGTTGCCGCGGCGACCTCGGCCAGGTCGGGCCCGCCGTAGTGCACGGGGATCCGGACCTCGGTGGGTGCGTCCGCGTGCTCCGCGCCCCTCGCCCGGGCCGCGGTCAGGGCCTCCGCGTCGGGCACCGCGTCCCGGAGCCGGTCGAGGCCGACCCCGTCCCGCGCCACGAGGAGCACCGTGCAGGCGCCCGGCACGATGTCGGCCACCACGTCGGCAACCACGTCGGTGCTCGCCGCAGCGGTGCGCAGCGCGTCGACGCACGCCACGACCTCGGCGGTGTCGGCAAGCTCCAGCAGCAGGCCGCGGTCGCCGTAGGGGTGGACCCGGATCACGGCGTCCCCCGGCCGGCGCTCGCCCCGGCCGTCGGGCGGGGGACGAAGGGCGCCACGCCGATGCCCGCGTCCCGGAGCGCGGCCCGCACGGCACGGGCGGCCCCGGCCGCGCCGGGGGTGTCGCCGTGCAGGCACAGGGAGCGGACGCCGGGGCTGCGGGCCAGGCGCACCGCCTGGTCGGCCACCTGGTCCGGATCGGTGAGCAGCGCGCCGGGCTCCGAGCGCGGCACGAGGCCGCCCTCGGGCAGGTAGCCCCGGTCAGCGAAGCCCTCGCCCACGGCCGTCAGCCCGGCGAGGGAGACGCGGTCGGCGAAGAGCGAGCCGGCCCGGCACAGGACCGGCAACCCGCCGAAGGCGTGCACGGCCGCGATGACCGCCTCCGCCTGGGCGGGCTGGACCTCGACGGCGTGGTAGAGCGCGCCGTGCGGCTTGAGGTAGGCGACGGCGCCACCCTCGGCCCGGGCGAGCCCGTCCAGGGCCGCGAGCTGGTAGAGCACGTCGGCCTCGAGCTCGGCCGGCGGCACGTCGATGAACCGCCGGCCGAAGCCGGCAAGGTCGCGGTAGCCGACCTGGGCCCCGATCACGACGTCGTGCTCCACCGCCAGTGCGCACGTTCGCCGCAGCGTGAGCGGGTCGCCGGCATGGAAGCCGCACGCGACGTTGGCGCTGGTGAGGTGAGGCATCAGCGCGGCGTCGTCCCCCAGCTCCCACCGTCCGAACGACTCCCCCACGTCGGCGTTGAGGTCGACCGTCTCGGGCGCGGCCGGGGCGAGCGAGGCAGCGGAGGCGCCCGAGGCGTTCGGGGCGGCGGGCGCGGACCAGGGTGCGGGCGCTGAGGACACGGCCCTATCGTGGCCCATGCCTCACCAGGCACTCGGCTCGACGCCACCTCCGCCCGCGCGGACGCTGATCAGCGGCGCGCGTGAGACGAGGGTCACCATTCAGGCATGCTTTGGTTACTCGTGGGTAATGTTCGCGACGGCCGCTAATGCCACCACCGCCCACGTCGGGCACGACCCAGCATCAGGGAGACGACGACCATGCAGCACATCCTCGACGCCATCCAGGCCGAAGCCTCGAGCGAGGACTTCGCCAACCTCCAGCTCCCGGACTCCTACCGAGCCGTCACCGTCCACAAGGACGAGGTCGACATGTTCGAGGGCCTGGCCACGCGGGACAAGGACCCCCGCAAGTCCCTCCACGTCGACCAGGTCCCGCTGCCCGAGCTCGGCCCGGGCGAGGCGTTCGTCGCGGTGATGGCCTCGGCGATCAACTACAACACCGTGTGGACCTCGATCTTCGAGCCCGTCTCCACCTTCGGCTTCCTCGAGCGCTACGGCCGCGAGTCCGACCTGGGCGCGCGCCACAACCTCGACTACCACGTCGTGGGCTCCGACCTGTCCGGCGTCGTCCTCGCCGTGGGCCCGGGCGTCACCAAGTGGAAGCCGGGCGACCGGGTCGTCGCCCACTGCCTCTCGGTCGAGCTCGAGTCGCCTGACGGCCACAACGACACGATGCTGGACACCTCCCAGCGGATCTGGGGCTTCGAGACCAACTTCGGCGGCCTCGCCGACGTCGCCATGGTCAAGGCCAACCAGCTCATGCCCAAGCCCGAGCACCTCA
This genomic window contains:
- a CDS encoding M50 family metallopeptidase; translated protein: MTALLYILGVVVFVVAILASIGLHELGHMIPAKAFGGKVTQYFIGFGPTVWSKQVGETEYGVKAIPLGGYVKIVGMLPPAALEAADEVTVDSAGNQVVRVRKSNTGMFTQLISDARAAEWELVGPEDSDRLFYKLPWWKKVIVMAGGPSVNILIAFGIFAAVFATYGNAADPAVDTTIAEVQACVIPAEEDGRPCTAEELVESPAPAYRAGIEVGDRVVSFNGTEVSSWDQVQRLVRANGSGPATVVLERDGQLVTVTTNTTVTPRFLESGDTETQEVGFLGVRPSTRPTTGGVGYTVTQMGDMTVEVGKALVTLPAKVWGVAKAIVGVEERDPQGPVSIVGGGRLAGETASHDEIPVKEKTVSLLMLIAGFNFFIGMFNFVPLLPLDGGHIASALWEGLRRGRARLLRRPDPGYVDAAKLLPVAYVVASALLVMGVVLIVGDLVVPLSLES
- the dxr gene encoding 1-deoxy-D-xylulose-5-phosphate reductoisomerase, encoding MKDVVILGSTGSIGTQALDLVRANPDRFRVVGLTAGGSNPALFEAQVAEFAPRVHGLGEAASVEAAQAECDVVLNGITGAVGLRPTLAALDAGTTLALANKESLVMGGPLVLERAAPGQIVPVDSEHSALAQCLRSGSATEVRRLVLTASGGPFRGRTREQLAGVTPAEAMAHPTWDMGPVITINSATLVNKGLEVIEAHLLFDVPYEAIEVVVHPTSVVHSMVEFVDGSTIVQASPPTMMIPIALGLDWPDRVPQAAPPVDWTSPQTWQFDPLDDEAFPAVSLARAAGVAGATAPAVYNAANEVAVDAFRTGRLPFTGIVEVVASVLADHDVPSKMQLSLDDVLAADAWARQAATRTIADREN
- the meaB gene encoding methylmalonyl Co-A mutase-associated GTPase MeaB yields the protein MSAPLRAPQGGRRGITAAAVPALVERAREGDARSVGRLVSLVEDESPLLPELTRALVPHTGHARIVGLTGAPGVGKSTSTNALIGELRRRGDRVAVLAVDPSSPFSGGALLGDRIRMGDHVLDPGVFIRSMAARGHLGGLAWTTPQVLRVLDAVGFDVILLETVGVGQSEVEVAGQADSTVVLLAPGMGDGIQAAKAGILEIGDVYVVNKADREGADRVARDLRSMLGLAERREGAWQPPVLKTAASTGTGVADVVDALAEHAAWLRESGGLHARRVRRAREEIETLALTELRRRWGTVGESDRLAELAEAVVAGETDPYAAAETLL
- a CDS encoding acetyl-CoA C-acetyltransferase; this encodes MSDNPSVIVAGARTPIGRLLGGLQSQSAADLAAVAIKGALEKAGVSGDQVDYLILGQVLQAGAGQNPARTAGLKAGLPQSVPSITINKVCLSGINAIAQADQMIRAGEAEIVVAGGTESMTNAPHLLLKSREGFKYGDTPLVDSMAYDALYDQATQQAMGNLTEAVNAERDNALTREEQDEFSARSHQRAAAAQKNGVFDEEIVPVSIPQRKGDPVVLTADEGVRGDTTAESLSKLRPAFSKSGTITAGSASQISDGAAAVVVTSKKKAEELGLPILAEIVSHGQVAGPDSTLQLQPANATRKALDKAGLSVADLDLVEFNEAFAAVGIESARELGLDEEKVNVNGGAIAIGHPLGASGARITLHLALELKRRGGGLGAAALCGGGGQGDALIIRVPAS
- the mce gene encoding methylmalonyl-CoA epimerase, translating into MSNSDAPAGAVPAHLFTAIDHVGIAVPDLDEAIAFYRDNFGMVAVHEETNEEQGVREAMVAVGDTDSKIQLLAPLNADSTIAKFIDRSGPGLQQLAYRVTDIDAVSAILRERGLRLLYPEPKRGTADSRINFIHPKDAGGVLVELVEPAKDAAAH
- a CDS encoding biotin-dependent carboxyltransferase family protein encodes the protein MSAAGRALVVRAVSGPVLVQDAGRPGHAAIGVGASGAADRASYALGNRLVGNEAGAACLEIVLGGLEVEATATTWVCVTGAPAPLLLDGRAEPSGAVLALRPGARLRLDVPASGLRSYLAVRGGLDVPMVLGSRSRDTLAGLGPAPLAPGDVLAVGDRAAASPLVDAVPATSYDDTPVLRVVPGPRADRVADLARLVEECWRVGAASDRVGLRLEGRGLELVPDRGELPSEGALRGAIQVPPDGGPVVFGPDHPVTGGYPVAAVVLDADTDRLAQLRPGTDLRFRWA
- a CDS encoding 5-oxoprolinase subunit B family protein → MIRVHPYGDRGLLLELADTAEVVACVDALRTAAASTDVVADVVADIVPGACTVLLVARDGVGLDRLRDAVPDAEALTAARARGAEHADAPTEVRIPVHYGGPDLAEVAAATGLSEDAVVHAHTATPWRVAFGGFAPGFAYLVGGDPRLAVPRRPTPRPSVPPGSVGLAGGFSGVYPRSSPGGWQLIGRTDAVLWDTDREPPALLGAGAVVRFEAR
- a CDS encoding LamB/YcsF family protein — its product is MSSAPAPWSAPAAPNASGASAASLAPAAPETVDLNADVGESFGRWELGDDAALMPHLTSANVACGFHAGDPLTLRRTCALAVEHDVVIGAQVGYRDLAGFGRRFIDVPPAELEADVLYQLAALDGLARAEGGAVAYLKPHGALYHAVEVQPAQAEAVIAAVHAFGGLPVLCRAGSLFADRVSLAGLTAVGEGFADRGYLPEGGLVPRSEPGALLTDPDQVADQAVRLARSPGVRSLCLHGDTPGAAGAARAVRAALRDAGIGVAPFVPRPTAGASAGRGTP